Proteins encoded within one genomic window of Brachybacterium avium:
- a CDS encoding GNAT family N-acetyltransferase: MTARQALGGQQATEVTLRAAAADDIPELLELIHAAYRGEGGWTTEAHLVDGRRTDADEVRAMLADPQVTLLVAESGGELAGCCYTRCEPMGVDGAGRAELGLFAVHPAVQSRGYGGRLLEAQVELLRGIGAQVLQIQVLQGRPELQDWYRRHGFTPVGRAVPFAGDPEWLKVAGLGMDVMERHLR; encoded by the coding sequence ATGACCGCTCGGCAGGCACTCGGGGGCCAGCAGGCCACCGAGGTGACGCTGCGTGCTGCCGCCGCAGACGACATCCCCGAGCTCCTCGAGCTGATCCACGCGGCCTACCGGGGCGAGGGCGGCTGGACCACAGAGGCGCATCTCGTGGACGGCCGCCGCACCGATGCCGACGAGGTCCGTGCGATGCTCGCCGATCCGCAGGTCACGCTGCTGGTGGCCGAAAGCGGAGGAGAGCTCGCCGGCTGCTGCTACACGCGCTGCGAGCCGATGGGGGTCGACGGGGCCGGCCGGGCGGAGCTGGGTCTGTTCGCGGTCCATCCCGCGGTCCAATCCCGCGGGTACGGCGGCCGTCTGCTCGAGGCCCAGGTCGAGCTGCTGCGCGGCATCGGTGCGCAGGTGCTGCAGATCCAGGTGCTGCAGGGCCGGCCCGAGCTGCAGGACTGGTACCGACGCCACGGCTTCACCCCTGTCGGCCGGGCGGTGCCGTTCGCGGGCGATCCCGAGTGGCTCAAGGTCGCCGGCCTCGGTATGGACGTCATGGAGCGCCACCTGCGCTGA
- the ppc gene encoding phosphoenolpyruvate carboxylase — protein sequence MPDPDAIAVPTLTSEFPVVGDDPHIDAPLRATVRRLSTLLGGALADQHGQEMLDLVEQVRKLTKEAKSSESEGSALDVQNRLAELPIEQATTLTRAFSQYFLLANAAEQVYRVRALDERPAADSWMPRTVRAIHEELGADGLQKAMDSLDVRLVFTAHPTEASRRAVLTKLRRISDILGVETEEGSVERRRQDRDLAELIETLWQTDELRRQRPTPQDEARNALYYLRQIFRQTMPEMLDDLREELREHGAQMRDDQVPLRFGSWIGGDRDGNPFVTAQVTREVLELQAETAIDFAVEVISDLILELSVSSELTGVDEQLMESLREDLSQGSEIDPVQQELYRQEPYRLKLGAMRSKLRATQERISTGDGHVHGRDYSDSSELQDDFRVLREALRRHGGERVADGALAVAQQVLAASGLNLATLDVREHSEKHHDVLARLFDRVGELDRPYMELSRQERTAVLGRELGSRRPLVGSAITEDESVLDDPTRTTYNVFREIRDAHRLYGTSVIETYIISMTHGSDDVLAAALLAREAGLISIAGSEERRADIGFVPLLEEVSELRHAGEILDQLLSDPSYREIVNLRGDRQEVMLGYSDGNKDAGVITSQWEIHQAQRSLRDAAARHGVTLRLFHGRGGSVGRGGGPTYDAILAQPYGVLEGEIKFTEQGEVISDKYMLPSLARENLDLSLAAVLEGSALHTSPRTPAQTMDHFGEVMQSVSDAAFSRYRTLVDDENLPEYFVSATPVEQLGDLNIGSRPSKRTTSEKGLEGLRAIPWVFGWTQSRQIVPGWFGAGSGLKAAREAGLEPDLHEMYRNWHFFRTVISNVEMTLAKTDMQIAAHYVHSLVPERLWYLFDRIRAEYELSVAEIERLTGVLGLLDNQPILKRTLAVRDRYLDPISYMQVAMLQRARAATERGEELSPELQRALLTTINGVAAGLKNTG from the coding sequence GTGCCAGATCCCGACGCTATCGCCGTCCCCACGTTGACGAGCGAGTTCCCCGTCGTCGGCGACGACCCCCATATCGACGCCCCGCTGCGAGCCACCGTTCGCCGCCTGTCCACCCTGTTGGGCGGCGCCCTCGCCGACCAGCACGGCCAGGAGATGCTCGACCTCGTCGAGCAGGTCCGCAAGCTCACCAAGGAGGCGAAGTCCTCCGAGTCCGAGGGCAGCGCCCTCGACGTCCAGAACCGCCTCGCCGAGCTGCCCATCGAGCAGGCCACCACCCTGACCCGGGCGTTCAGCCAGTACTTCCTGCTGGCCAACGCCGCGGAGCAGGTCTACCGGGTGCGGGCGCTCGACGAGCGCCCTGCCGCCGACTCCTGGATGCCGCGCACCGTGCGCGCCATCCACGAGGAGCTCGGCGCCGACGGTCTGCAGAAGGCGATGGACTCGCTCGACGTGCGCCTGGTCTTCACCGCGCATCCCACCGAGGCCTCCCGCCGCGCTGTGCTGACCAAGCTGCGCCGCATCTCGGACATCCTCGGCGTGGAGACCGAGGAGGGCTCCGTCGAGCGGCGGCGCCAGGACCGTGATCTCGCCGAGCTCATCGAGACGCTCTGGCAGACCGACGAGCTCCGCCGCCAGCGCCCCACCCCGCAGGACGAGGCGCGCAACGCCCTCTACTACCTGCGCCAGATCTTCCGCCAGACGATGCCGGAGATGCTCGACGACCTCCGCGAGGAGCTGCGCGAGCACGGTGCGCAGATGCGCGACGACCAGGTGCCGCTGCGCTTCGGCTCCTGGATCGGCGGCGACCGCGACGGCAACCCCTTCGTCACCGCCCAGGTCACCCGCGAGGTGCTGGAGCTGCAGGCGGAGACGGCGATCGACTTCGCCGTCGAGGTCATCTCCGATCTGATCCTCGAGCTCTCGGTCTCCAGCGAGCTGACGGGCGTGGACGAGCAGCTGATGGAGAGCCTGCGGGAGGATCTCTCCCAGGGCTCCGAGATCGACCCGGTCCAGCAGGAGCTCTACCGCCAGGAGCCCTACCGCCTCAAGCTCGGCGCGATGCGCTCCAAGCTGCGCGCCACCCAGGAGCGCATCAGCACCGGGGACGGTCACGTCCACGGCCGGGACTACAGCGACAGCTCCGAGCTCCAGGATGACTTCCGGGTACTGCGCGAGGCGCTGCGCCGGCACGGCGGAGAGCGCGTCGCCGACGGTGCCCTCGCCGTCGCCCAGCAGGTGCTCGCGGCCTCCGGTCTCAACCTGGCCACCCTCGATGTGCGCGAGCACTCCGAGAAGCACCACGACGTGCTGGCGCGTCTGTTCGACCGGGTGGGCGAGCTGGATCGCCCCTACATGGAGCTCAGCCGGCAGGAGCGCACTGCGGTGCTGGGGCGCGAGCTCGGCAGCCGTCGGCCGCTGGTGGGATCCGCGATCACCGAGGACGAGTCGGTCCTCGACGATCCGACCCGCACCACCTACAACGTGTTCCGGGAGATCCGGGACGCTCACCGCCTCTACGGCACCTCCGTCATCGAGACCTACATCATCTCGATGACCCACGGCAGCGACGACGTGCTCGCAGCCGCGCTGCTCGCCCGCGAGGCGGGGCTGATCAGCATCGCCGGCAGCGAGGAGCGTCGTGCCGATATCGGCTTCGTCCCGCTGCTCGAGGAGGTCTCGGAGCTGCGCCACGCCGGCGAGATCCTCGACCAGCTGCTCAGCGATCCCTCCTACCGGGAGATCGTGAACCTGCGCGGCGACCGCCAGGAGGTCATGCTCGGCTACTCCGACGGCAACAAGGACGCCGGCGTGATCACCAGCCAGTGGGAGATCCACCAGGCCCAGCGCTCGCTGCGCGATGCGGCGGCCCGCCACGGGGTGACCCTGCGGCTGTTCCACGGTCGCGGCGGTTCCGTCGGCCGCGGCGGCGGTCCCACCTATGACGCGATCCTGGCCCAGCCGTACGGCGTGCTCGAGGGCGAGATCAAGTTCACCGAGCAGGGCGAGGTCATCTCCGACAAGTACATGCTGCCCTCGCTGGCCAGGGAGAACCTGGACCTGTCGCTGGCCGCGGTGCTCGAGGGCTCGGCCCTGCACACCTCTCCGCGCACCCCGGCGCAGACCATGGACCACTTCGGCGAGGTCATGCAGTCGGTCTCCGACGCGGCGTTCTCCCGGTACCGCACGCTGGTCGACGACGAGAACCTGCCGGAGTACTTCGTCTCCGCCACCCCGGTGGAGCAGCTGGGCGATCTGAACATCGGCTCGCGGCCCTCGAAGCGCACCACCTCGGAGAAGGGCCTGGAGGGCCTGCGGGCGATCCCGTGGGTGTTCGGCTGGACCCAGTCGCGGCAGATCGTGCCCGGCTGGTTCGGTGCCGGCTCCGGTCTGAAGGCGGCGCGCGAGGCCGGGCTCGAGCCCGATCTGCACGAGATGTACCGCAACTGGCACTTCTTCCGCACCGTGATCAGCAACGTCGAGATGACGCTGGCGAAGACGGACATGCAGATCGCTGCCCACTACGTGCACTCACTGGTGCCCGAGCGGCTGTGGTACCTCTTCGACCGGATCCGGGCGGAGTACGAGCTCTCGGTGGCGGAGATCGAGCGGCTCACCGGTGTGCTGGGTCTGCTGGACAACCAGCCGATCCTCAAGCGCACCCTGGCCGTGCGCGACCGCTACCTGGATCCGATCTCCTACATGCAGGTCGCGATGCTGCAGCGGGCCCGGGCCGCCACGGAGCGGGGCGAGGAGCTCTCGCCCGAGCTGCAGCGCGCGCTGCTGACCACCATCAACGGCGTCGCCGCGGGGTTGAAGAACACCGGCTGA
- a CDS encoding App1 family protein, which yields MGLSSSLTSARGALRAVASRSHTDRPHWAARIEDVKNAVVGTTLRRLHWDLRLQPFHGFGSGARVRVLAKVLYASPGTPADFHDQPVHDMRTMAVRGWRNFASQVAPHRTVQVLLGDQQFTVRADRAGIVDAELEVALPPGHHEAVLWTAPGNEVTADITVVPDAAEVGLVSDIDDTVMVTWLPRPLLAFWNAFVIHQSSRQVVPGMPMLYQRLAREHPMMPVFYLSTGAWNVFPVLKRFLYRNGYPDGPLLLTDWGPTNTGFFRSGPDHKHRALAQLAAEFPTMRWILVGDDGQHDPSIYAEFSAHHPDQVDSVLIRQLTEPEQLLAHGSRRPREHSAHRPAAPLSLEAPDGHGLLAELERTGRISS from the coding sequence GTGGGCCTCTCGTCCAGCCTCACGTCGGCGCGCGGTGCGCTCCGCGCCGTCGCCTCACGGTCCCACACCGACCGCCCGCACTGGGCCGCACGGATCGAGGACGTCAAGAACGCCGTCGTGGGCACCACGCTGCGCCGCCTCCACTGGGATCTGCGCCTGCAGCCGTTCCACGGCTTCGGCTCGGGCGCTCGGGTGCGGGTGCTGGCCAAGGTGCTCTACGCCTCCCCCGGCACCCCGGCTGACTTCCACGACCAGCCGGTCCACGACATGCGCACGATGGCGGTGCGCGGCTGGCGGAACTTCGCCTCCCAGGTCGCCCCGCACCGCACGGTCCAGGTGCTGCTCGGTGACCAGCAGTTCACGGTGCGCGCCGACCGTGCCGGCATCGTCGATGCCGAGCTCGAGGTGGCGCTGCCCCCGGGGCATCACGAAGCGGTGCTGTGGACCGCCCCCGGCAACGAGGTGACTGCGGACATCACCGTGGTCCCGGACGCGGCCGAGGTGGGGCTGGTCAGCGACATCGACGACACCGTGATGGTGACCTGGCTGCCGCGGCCCCTGCTCGCCTTCTGGAACGCCTTCGTCATCCACCAGTCCTCGCGCCAGGTGGTGCCCGGGATGCCGATGCTCTATCAGCGCCTGGCGCGGGAGCATCCGATGATGCCCGTCTTCTACCTCTCCACCGGGGCCTGGAACGTGTTCCCCGTCCTGAAGCGCTTCCTCTACCGCAACGGCTATCCCGACGGCCCGCTGCTGCTCACAGACTGGGGCCCCACCAACACCGGGTTCTTCCGCTCCGGCCCCGATCACAAGCACCGGGCCCTCGCACAGCTGGCGGCGGAGTTCCCGACGATGCGCTGGATCCTGGTCGGGGACGACGGCCAGCACGACCCCTCGATCTACGCGGAGTTCTCCGCCCACCACCCGGACCAGGTCGACTCCGTGCTGATCCGTCAGCTCACCGAACCCGAGCAGCTGCTCGCCCACGGCTCCCGACGGCCGCGCGAGCACTCCGCGCACCGCCCTGCGGCGCCGCTCAGCCTGGAGGCGCCGGACGGGCACGGGCTGCTCGCCGAGCTCGAGCGCACCGGAAGGATCTCCTCATGA
- a CDS encoding GNAT family N-acetyltransferase, translated as MAEIIRAHDDDWSLVREIRLRSLSTDPAAFGQSWEKESTYEDSVWEQRVQDAAWFLALEDDQPVAVVAARHEQDSPANERELQAMWVTPNSRHSGIAGKLAEAVFAWAGEDGADTVTLYVGPDNEGARALYEALGFSDTGDRWEIIEDDPDGAWLKMARGV; from the coding sequence ATGGCCGAAATCATCCGCGCCCACGACGACGACTGGTCGCTCGTGCGCGAGATCCGTCTCCGGTCCCTCAGTACGGATCCTGCCGCCTTCGGGCAGAGCTGGGAGAAGGAATCCACGTACGAGGACTCCGTCTGGGAACAGCGAGTGCAGGACGCGGCCTGGTTCCTGGCCCTCGAGGACGATCAGCCGGTGGCTGTCGTCGCCGCGCGCCACGAGCAGGACTCCCCCGCCAACGAGCGCGAGCTCCAGGCCATGTGGGTCACGCCGAACTCCCGCCACTCGGGCATCGCCGGCAAGCTCGCCGAGGCGGTCTTCGCCTGGGCGGGCGAGGACGGCGCCGACACCGTCACCCTGTACGTCGGCCCCGATAACGAGGGCGCTCGCGCGCTGTACGAGGCCCTGGGCTTCTCCGACACGGGTGACCGCTGGGAGATCATCGAGGACGATCCGGACGGTGCCTGGTTGAAGATGGCCCGCGGCGTCTGA